The segment AAAGCAGCTTCAGGAGATGTCGGCAGTTAGATGGGCGCTCATCAAGGATGAGACCGTTTTTGCATTAACACAGACCTACGATGCACGAATGGCCATGATGGATCAGCCGGAGTCTGAGTGGGAGAGCATAGCGGAGCAAATCGGTACCGTTGCAAAACTGGCAGATCCGGTCGCGCAACTTGTTTTCGAGTCAATCCTGCCAATGAATATGCGCATAGAAAAGTATGAGCTAGTCCGCAGGGCACAGTTTAGGCTGCTGGTTTTGCACGCTGGGATCATTCAGTACAAGTGGACGCACGGGAAGCGGACTTACGGGCAACTCCCTGATTCACTCGCCGACCTGGACGTTCCGATTTCGATCATCGACCCGCTGACGGGAGAGCCGTTCAAGTACGAGTTGGTTGACGACGAATACGATCTTTACAGCGAAGGCACGCCGGGAACAGGAAGGATCGACCTGAACTGGCGCTCCACTTCTTCAAGTAACGAACTGATGCCGCCGAACCTCGCTATGTTAAGCCGTGCTTCTTCTTCCACGACTTCGGCCACTCGCCTTGGTACGCCTTGATCGCCTGCCCGATCGAGACGATCGTGTTGATGAAGCCGAGCAGCAGGAGCAACAGGTAGCTGATCAGCATCTTGATCCCTGCGGAGAGCAGCTCCTTGATCCAGTCGACGTTTTCCAGCCCCTCTTGGTAGACGCCTACAACGTGCACGATCGTGAAGGTCAGAGAAATAGCGATCGCCAGTCCGATGAAAACGTTCAGCCAGAGCGTCTCGACCAGGGACT is part of the Armatimonadota bacterium genome and harbors:
- a CDS encoding DUF4870 domain-containing protein; amino-acid sequence: METVSPPPETGLTLPRPNARERLGGAAVHVGAIFAPILFPIGAYLFTRKKAVYVAAHARQSLVETLWLNVFIGLAIAISLTFTIVHVVGVYQEGLENVDWIKELLSAGIKMLISYLLLLLLGFINTIVSIGQAIKAYQGEWPKSWKKKHGLT